One genomic segment of Pseudomonas sp. RU47 includes these proteins:
- a CDS encoding CheR family methyltransferase has translation MERSSPAERNSEIELRLLIEAIYLKYSYDFRDYSGASIKRRVQHALSQFECATISALQEKVLHDPTAFMQLLQLLTIPVSEMFRDPSHFLAIRREVVPLLRTYPSIKIWIAGCSTGEEVYSMAILLREEGLLDRTIIYATDINPRSLDKAKQGIFSMENVRAYTANYQQAGGQRSFADYYTAAYGYAIFDKSLCENVTFADHSLATDSVFSETQLISCRNVLIYFNKKLQDRAFGLFHESLCHRGFLVLGSKETLDFSSYANQFEALVKQERIYRKK, from the coding sequence GTGGAACGTAGTAGTCCAGCCGAACGAAACAGCGAAATTGAGCTGCGCTTGTTGATTGAGGCGATTTACCTCAAGTACAGCTACGATTTCCGCGATTACTCCGGCGCTTCGATCAAGCGCCGGGTGCAACACGCATTGAGCCAGTTCGAATGCGCGACTATTTCCGCCTTGCAGGAAAAAGTCCTGCATGACCCGACAGCGTTCATGCAGTTGCTGCAATTGCTGACGATCCCGGTCAGCGAGATGTTTCGCGATCCGTCGCACTTCCTTGCCATTCGCAGGGAAGTGGTGCCGTTGCTGCGCACCTATCCGTCGATCAAGATCTGGATCGCCGGGTGCAGCACGGGCGAGGAGGTCTATTCGATGGCGATTCTGCTGCGCGAAGAAGGCCTGCTCGATCGCACGATCATCTATGCCACTGACATCAACCCGCGCTCGCTGGACAAGGCCAAGCAGGGGATTTTCTCCATGGAGAATGTTCGCGCGTACACCGCCAACTATCAGCAGGCCGGTGGTCAGCGATCGTTTGCCGACTACTACACGGCAGCGTACGGTTACGCGATTTTCGACAAGAGCCTGTGCGAAAACGTGACCTTCGCCGACCACAGTCTGGCGACCGACAGTGTGTTCTCCGAAACCCAATTGATTTCCTGCCGCAACGTGCTGATCTACTTCAACAAGAAGTTGCAGGATCGAGCGTTCGGGCTGTTCCATGAATCGCTTTGCCATCGCGGTTTTCTGGTGCTCGGCAGCAAAGAGACGCTGGATTTTTCCAGCTATGCCAACCAGTTCGAAGCGCTGGTGAAACAAGAACGGATCTACCGCAAAAAATGA
- a CDS encoding chemotaxis protein CheB has protein sequence MNEAVDLPRVEAIVVGASAGGVEALLSLLVPLRRGYALPIIVVLHLPEERRSQLAEVFARRVELPVHEAADKQDIVAGNVYFATPGYHLSVEQDRSLSLSLEERVHYSRPSIDYLFESAADAYGASLAAVLLTGANHDGARGLAEVKRCGGLTIVQDPEEAQVATMPLAALKIQQPDHVLPIHGIGRLLVELERIAC, from the coding sequence ATGAACGAGGCCGTGGATTTACCTCGCGTCGAGGCGATTGTGGTCGGTGCTTCCGCCGGTGGCGTTGAGGCGCTGTTGAGTCTGCTCGTGCCGCTGCGCCGAGGCTATGCATTGCCGATCATTGTTGTTCTGCATCTGCCTGAAGAGCGTCGCAGTCAGTTGGCCGAGGTCTTCGCCCGGCGCGTGGAACTGCCGGTGCACGAGGCTGCCGACAAGCAGGACATCGTTGCCGGCAACGTGTATTTCGCCACGCCGGGTTATCACCTGTCGGTGGAGCAGGATCGCAGCCTTTCGCTGAGTCTTGAGGAACGCGTGCACTATTCCCGGCCTTCGATTGACTACCTGTTTGAATCGGCCGCGGACGCGTACGGTGCATCACTTGCCGCTGTCCTGCTGACCGGTGCCAATCACGATGGCGCGCGCGGGCTGGCCGAAGTCAAACGTTGCGGCGGCTTGACCATTGTCCAGGATCCCGAAGAGGCGCAAGTCGCCACCATGCCGCTGGCTGCACTGAAAATTCAGCAGCCGGATCATGTCCTACCCATTCACGGCATCGGCCGTCTGCTTGTCGAGCTGGAACGAATCGCATGCTGA